From the Pongo pygmaeus isolate AG05252 chromosome X, NHGRI_mPonPyg2-v2.0_pri, whole genome shotgun sequence genome, one window contains:
- the PNMA5 gene encoding paraneoplastic antigen-like protein 5, whose protein sequence is MALTLLEDWCKGMDMDPRKALLIVGIPVECSEVEIQETVQAGLQPLCAYRVLGRMFRREDNAKAVFIELADTVDYTTLPSHIPGKGGSWEVVVKPRNPDDEFLSRLNYFLKNEGRSMTDVARALGCCSLPAQSLDAEVMSQVRAPASEPLKESMWYRKLKVFSGTASPSPDEETFEDWLEQVTEIMPIWQVSEMEKRRRLLESLRGPALSIMRVLQANNDSITVEQCLDALKQIFGDKEDFRASQFRFLQTFPKIGEKVSTFLLRLEPLLQKAVHKSPLSVRSTDMIRLKHLLARVSMTPALRGKLELLDKRGCPPNFLELMKLIRDEEEWENTEAVTKNKEKPSGRGRGASGRQARAEASVSAPQATVQARSFSDSSTQTIQGGLPPLVKRRRLLRNESTRGEDHGQAMYPKAENQTPGREGPQAAVEELGNEAGAGTMSHPKPWET, encoded by the coding sequence ATGGCATTGACACTGCTAGAGGATTGGTGCAAGGGGATGGACATGGACCCCAGAAAGGCCCTGCTGATTGTAGGCATCCCCGTGGAGTGTAGTGAGGTGGAAATTCAGGAAACCGTGCAGGCAGGCTTACAGCCCCTGTGCGCATACAGGGTGCTAGGGAGAATGTTCAGGAGGGAAGACAATGCCAAGGCGGTCTTCATTGAATTGGCTGACACTGTCGATTACACTACTCTGCCCAGTCACATACCAGGAAAGGGGGGCTCCTGGGAAGTGGTGGTAAAACCCCGTAACCCAGATGACGAGTTTCTCAGTAGACTGAACTACTTCCTGAAAAATGAGGGCCGAAGTATGACAGATGTGGCCAGAGCCCTGGGATGTTGCAGCCTCCCTGCCCAGAGCCTGGATGCAGAGGTCATGTCCCAAGTTAGAGCCCCAGCTTCAGAGCCTCTGAAAGAAAGTATGTGGTACCGAAAACTGAAAGTGTTTTCGGGAACTGCTTCCCCTAGCCCAGACGAAGAGACCTTTGAAGACTGGCTAGAGCAGGTCACTGAGATAATGCCCATATGGCAAGTGTCTGAGATGGAGAAGAGGCGGCGTTTGCTGGAGAGCTTACGCGGGCCTGCTCTGTCAATCATGCGGGTGCTCCAGGCCAACAATGACTCCATAACTGTGGAGCAGTGTCTTGACGCCCTAAAGCAGATCTTTGGGGATAAAGAGGACTTTAGAGCCTCTCAGTTTAGGTTTCTGCAGACCTTTCCGAAGATTGGAGAGAAAGTCTCCACTTTCCTGCTGCGCTTAGAGCCCCTGCTGCAGAAAGCCGTGCACAAGAGCCCCTTGTCAGTGCGCAGCACAGACATGATTCGTCTGAAACATCTCTTAGCTCGGGTCTCCATGACCCCCGCCCTCAGGGGCAAGCTGGAGCTCTTGGATAAGCGAGGGTGTCCTCCCAATTTTCTGGAGTTAATGAAGCTCATTCGAGATGAAGAAGAGTGGGAGAACACTGAGGCAGTGACAAAGAATAAGGAGAAGCCGTCAGGCAGAGGCCGGGGGGCCTCCGGTAGACAGGCAAGAGCAGAAGCCAGTGTCTCTGCACCTCAGGCCACCGTGCAGGCAAGGTCTTTTAGCGACAGCAGCACCCAGACCATACAGGGAGGCTTACCCCCATTAGTGAAACGCAGGCGGCTGTTACGCAATGAAAGCACTAGGGGAGAAGACCATGGCCAGGCCATGTATCCCAAGGCTGAAAACCAGACTCCAGGCAGGGAGGGGCCACAGGCTGCAGTAGAGGAGTTGGGAAACGAGGCAGGGGCTGGGACCATGAGCCATCCCAAGCCCTGGGAAACATAG